The Salmo salar chromosome ssa19, Ssal_v3.1, whole genome shotgun sequence DNA window TGTTGTGTTTTACTGGACCTTGGGTTTGTGTTCTCTGGGTTTGAAGGTTTGCTCTGGTCAGGCCTAGGTGGTTTTAGACGGTTCTAAGTGGTCCTAAGGGCTCCACTAGTCTTCGGGTGTGAGATCTCTCGGTCTGAAGTTAAGAGACTGGCTGTTGATGCAGAACCTCTGTCCTGTGGGGTCTGGTCCATCTTCAAACACATGACCCAGATGGGCATCAcactgtagcacacacacacacacacacacacacacacacacacacacacacacacacacacacactgcagggtaAAAATAATACAGtagaggagacagaacacacaccacaccaacacatctcTCTGCATTATTACCCAGAATGCAACTCACATGTTTACAGAGGACCTCTGTCTCGGCACTACCCATGGTGTTGTCAGGGCGACGGATGATGGATGCATGGCTCTCATCGCGCTCCCACGTCCCATGAGCTTCTTTGAACGCTGGCCAGCCTGTCCCAGAGTCATATTTTGCCTCTGaactacagagagaaagagagagacagagacagagaaaaagagagagagacagagagacacagagagagacagagtgagagacagagacagagagacagagacacagagagagaggtctagtaagaggtttAGTCTAAACGCTCATATTCGGGTTAAATTAAGATGTTAGGGGTTAGAGTGAATTCGGGTTAGAGTGAAGTCAGGTGAGGTGTTAGGGAGGTATAGGGGGTTTAGATGGTTACCTGAGTCAGGTGTTAGGGAGGTATAAGGGGGTTAGATGGTTACCTGAAGAGGGGAGTATCGCAGCACACACAGTGGTACATTCCCACCTCACTATGGTTCAGATAGAGACCGCTGAAGGGCTGaggacacaaatacacacacctggttaacacacagtaaacacacTATATGTTGTCTTTCTTGTCATTATTGAAGCTTTCAGATCAGTGCAAATGAAGGATTCAGCCCATATGTCATTCTTTAATCAACTGCTCTTATCTTTCACTCTGAGGAAGATTATAAACAAAGAACAAAGTCCATACAAAACTGCACACTGAACCCACTGACATTTATAAAGGAATGCCAGTCAATGGTCACTGAGGCTGAGGACAGgcaaagtgtgtgtgcatgtgtgctgtGTGTGACTCACCATCTCTGTCCCCTTTTCCCTCGTGACCACATACTGTTCAGGGGTAAGTTTTTTCTGCCAGTCTGTCGTCTCATCATAACGAGTCAGAGATCCCGAGCCTGTAAAGCACACACTGATAAGCAAAATGTGTTGAGCGTTTTGTTGCATTTTGTTTATTTGTCGTCATTGAAAAAAAAGATCCATTTCTTTGTGCTTTTCATTTCGCCACTTTAGCCTAATTAGATTTGAGCACAATGGATTTCTGCTCTTTGGAGCAAATGTGACCCCCAGGAAAAATGTGACAGTAAGCATGTGACAGATGGCTGTCTGGCAACTTCCACTGGTCTTTTCTGCATCAACCTATTACATAACATGACAAAAATACTTGTTCATTTCTttaaaattatagatacactatgaCCTAGTTTTCTTAAAATGGTATCTAATAAACTTGTGTTGAAATTCAACTTCATTTTAATAAACTTAATTTTAACTGATAGACAAAGTATCCTATCCAGATGCAAGCTATGTAATTACATTCTATAAAGCCTTATTCGATTCTAACAGAATAGCTCAAACCTGAACTAGTGGAGACAGGACGGATGAAAGCAGAAACCCTGGTCTTGGGCAATAAGACGGACTTGGCAGCCACTCTCTGAGAGATGACGAGCGAAAGTCGGACGATAGAACGAGACATGTTCCCTCCTGCAGTATTTGGCTGTGCGCTACAGTCCTCCGTGCAGAAAGTGGTCTGTATCGAAGTCAAGTGCAGCCGTTTGCGTTTGCGCTGCTCTGACCTAATCTGCGTTGATCGAGGACTTTCAACGCTCCAGCGAGTTCGTGCCGGTCCCTGCCTGACGGTTTCCTTCCCTAGCCCGCCCTGCTGTCCAGTATTCGGTAGGCTACTGGGAAGACCCGGTCACAAACTAGATATATTCTATAGGTCAGAGTTGATAAGGAAGATAACAGTGACAGTGGACTATTCCTTCTTTTGTTGTTGGGCTGGATGGTTAAAATACTGTATTTCCCAACCTATCCTATAAAAAATAAtccaatatatatacagtatcaaaAGTTtcgacacagctactcattcaagggtttttcattatgttttactattttctacattgtagaataatagtgaagacatcacaactatgaaataacacatatggaatcatgtagtaaccaaaaaagtgttaaacaaatcaaaatatattttatatttgagattcttcaaagtagtcaccctttgccttgatgacagctttgaacactcttggcattctcttaaccagcttcacctggaatgcttttcaacagtcttgaaggagtttgcacatatgctgagcacttgttggctgcttttccttcactctgtggtccaactcatcccaaaccaccttaatttggttgaggtcgggtgattagggaggccaggttatctgatgcagcactccaccactctccttcttggtcaaatagcccttacacagcctggaggtgtgttttgggtcattgtcctgttgaaaaacaaatgatagtcccactaagcgcaaaccagatgggatggcgtattgctgcagaatgctttggtagccatgctggttaagtgtaccttgaattcaaaataaataactgaccgtgtcacaagcaaagcatccaaacaccatcacacctcctcctccatgcttcacagtgggaaccacacttgcggagatcatccgttcacctactctgcgtctcacaaagacaaggcaattgaaaccaaaaatctcaaatctcagattttcaccggtctaatatcaattgctcgtttttcttggcccaagcaagtctcttcttattattggtgtcctttagtagtggtttatttgcagcaatttgaccatgaaggcctgattcacacagtctcctctgaacagttgatgttgagaggtgtctgttacttgaactctgtgaagcatttatttgggctgcaatctgaggtgcagttaacgcttatgaatttatcctctgcagcagaggtaactctgggttttcctttcctgtggtggtcctcatgagagacagttttatcatagcgcttgatggtttttgcaactgcgtTTGAAACTTTAAcaattcttgaaattttccacattgactgaccttcatgtcttaaagtaatgatggactgtcatttctcttttcttatttcagctgttcttgccataatattttttattttatttatgtcacctttatttaaccaggtaggctagttgagaacaagttctcatttacaactgcgacctggtcaagataaagcaaagcagttcgacacatacaacaacacagagttacacatagaataaacaaacatacagtcaacaatacaatagagaaagtctatctacagtgtgtgcaaatgaggtaggataaggggggtgaggcaataaatagaccatattggcgaaattattacagtatggcaaattaaacactggggtgatagatgtgcagaagatgagtgtgcaagtagcagtactggggtgcaaaggagcaaaataaataacaatatggtgatgaggtagttggatgggctatttacagattggctatgtacatgtgcagtgatctgtgagcttctctgacagatggtgcttaaagctagtgagggagatatgagtctccagcttcagtgatttttgcagttcgttccagtcattggcagcagagaactggaagaaaaggtggccgaatgaggaattggctttgggggtgaccagtgaaatatacctgctggagcgcgtgctgcgggtgggtgctgctatggtgaccattgagctgagataaggcgggctttacctagcaacgacttatagatgacctggagccagtgggtttggcgacggatatgaagtgagggccagccaacgagaccatacaggtcgcagtggtgggtagtatatggggctttggtgacaaaacggatggcactgtgatagactgcatccaatttgctgagtagagtgttggaggctattttgtaaatgacattgccgaagtcaaggatcggtaggatggtcagttttacaaaaGAAGAATAAGTTGAGAGCAGTGAGAAAATGAGTACCAGTCAGATGAGTCAATGTTTCTTGATATAATAATCAtcatttggcagcatgagtgaaggatgctttgttgcgaaataggaagccgattcaagatttgattttggattggagatgtgagtctggaaggagagtttacagtctaaccagacacctaggtatttgtagttgtccacatattctaagtccgaaccgtccagagtagtgatgtaggactggtgggtaggtgtgggcagcgatcggttgaagagcatgcattaagttttacttgcatttaagagcagttggaggtcacggaaggagagttgtatggcattgaagctcgtctggaggttagttaacacagtgtccaaagaagggccagaagtatacagaatggtgtcatctgcgtagaggtggatcagagaatcaccagcatgtatacagagaagagagttggcccaaggattgaaccctgtggcacccccatagagactgccagaggtccggacaacaggccctccgatttgacacactgaactctgtcagagaagtagttggtgaaacaggcaaggcagtcatttgagaaaccaaggctgttgactctgccgataagaatgtggtgattgacagagtcgaaagccttggccaggtcgatgaatacagctgcacagtattgtctcttatcgatggcggttatgatatcgtttaggaccttgagcgtggctgacgtGCACccttgaccagctcggaaaccagattgcatagcgagaaggtacggtgggattcgaaatggtcggtgatctgtttgttaacttggctttcgaagaccttagaaaggcagggtaggatagatataggtctgtaacagtttgggtctagagagtCTCCCCCTtttaagagggggatgaccgcggcagctttccaatctttggggatctcagacgatacgaaagagaggttgaacaagctagtaataggggttgcaacaatttcggcagatcattttaggaagagagggtccagattgtctaaccctgctgatttgtaggggtccaggttttgcagctctttcagagtggacttaatcttttaccaaatagggctatcttctgtataccccctctaccttgtcacaagacaacagattggctcaaatgcattaagaaggaaagaaattccacaaattaacttctaacaaggcacacttgttaattgaaatgcattccaggtatatatatatatatataagtcaaCACATTAAATATTCTGTAGCAATTATGGAAATGATGAGAGTAATTGTCTGATTTTAAACAGAGAGTAATACCAGAGACTTTACTTTGAGGTGGGGGGGAGAAGCATTTCAAAAGAGTAATTCACATTTGATCCTTAAGACTACATGAAGATAGAAGCTAATGAATATATGTTTTAACACTTTTGAACTCAGTTGGAGTTGAAATAACAGATAAGCAGACAGCCCCAGCCTGCATAGAGGGACTGACTGGTTGATCTGGAACAGTCGCAGACCCAACCTTACACTATGGAACCATGCCAAAGGTGAATACGCAACATACACAATAATCCCAGTGTCTGTCTTGGGAACAGATATTTCAACACCGTCTGTGGTTTGTTGACAAGACATTACCCAACTTTACTAAGGTCAGACGCTGAGAATTATAAATCAATCAAGTCCATGTGATGTTGAATAATACTTGAATGACAACAGTGTCTTCTAGGTAAAACAACTTAGCACAAAGATAGAATGGGATAGCTGCACAGTCTAGTTTAGACAGTTGATAACAGCTTAGTTCAGACTGGTAAGGCATAGTCTGGTATTGTATAACCTGGGGTCGTGTGGTGCGTTGGTCCTGAGCAGCCTCCCAGGGTAGTGTATGAGGTCTATGGTCTATAACAAGGACGGGCAaatttgatgggggtgggggacacAAAAAACGGAACTCAGCATGAGGGGCCGGAGTGGCTCGTGGGTCTGCATACGCACATCCATACACCCCgctgagacagcttctaccccaagccataagactgct harbors:
- the msrb2 gene encoding methionine-R-sulfoxide reductase B2, mitochondrial, which gives rise to MSRSIVRLSLVISQRVAAKSVLLPKTRVSAFIRPVSTSSGSGSLTRYDETTDWQKKLTPEQYVVTREKGTEMPFSGLYLNHSEVGMYHCVCCDTPLFSSEAKYDSGTGWPAFKEAHGTWERDESHASIIRRPDNTMGSAETEVLCKHCDAHLGHVFEDGPDPTGQRFCINSQSLNFRPRDLTPED